A region from the Candidatus Manganitrophaceae bacterium genome encodes:
- a CDS encoding GAF domain-containing protein, whose amino-acid sequence MFLVIFIGTKDINIIFNAILEGIHRGIGFDRAILAFCDPGKTKFTGNYGMGPKAQDVAERLSLKIGSGDDVFIRGYANNQPVFVEDVHEEKVRSLLSDNFLSLIDTNAFVVSPIHAHGNIIGLFYADKALSKHTITQEEYQAFQHFAIQANIALERISVSGK is encoded by the coding sequence ATATTTCTAGTCATCTTTATAGGGACAAAAGATATTAATATAATTTTTAATGCGATTCTTGAGGGAATCCACCGAGGGATTGGTTTTGATCGGGCGATATTGGCCTTTTGTGATCCAGGGAAGACAAAATTTACGGGCAACTACGGCATGGGTCCAAAAGCTCAAGATGTGGCCGAGCGTCTGTCTCTAAAGATTGGGTCAGGCGACGATGTCTTCATCAGAGGCTATGCCAACAATCAGCCGGTCTTTGTTGAGGATGTCCATGAAGAAAAAGTCCGGTCGCTTCTGTCCGACAACTTTCTAAGCCTTATTGATACGAACGCGTTCGTGGTGAGTCCCATCCATGCCCATGGGAATATCATTGGCTTATTTTATGCGGATAAGGCATTGTCAAAACATACGATTACCCAGGAAGAATATCAGGCGTTTCAGCACTTCGCAATTCAGGCTAATATTGCCTTGGAGCGAATATCTGTCTCCGGAAAATAA
- a CDS encoding peptidylprolyl isomerase (rotamase C; accelerates isomerization of the peptidyl prolyl bond) translates to MKASARHILVDSEEACNTIKAEIAEGLDFSEAAAKHSSCPSGKSGGDLGEFSPGQMVPEFDQVVFNSEVGKVHGPVKTSFGFHLIEITSRSE, encoded by the coding sequence ATGAAAGCAAGTGCGCGGCACATATTGGTCGATTCAGAAGAAGCCTGCAATACCATAAAAGCTGAAATTGCAGAGGGGCTCGATTTTTCAGAAGCGGCGGCCAAACATTCATCCTGCCCTTCCGGGAAAAGTGGCGGTGATTTGGGTGAGTTTTCACCAGGGCAAATGGTTCCCGAGTTTGACCAGGTTGTCTTTAATTCCGAAGTCGGTAAAGTTCATGGCCCGGTCAAAACAAGCTTTGGTTTTCACCTGATCGAAATCACCAGTCGATCAGAATAA
- the tkt gene encoding transketolase has translation MSSKGKDLDLLCMNTIRMLAVDAVQKANSGHPGTPMGLAPLAYLLWTRFLKHNPHNPEWPDRDRFILSAGHASMLLYSLLHLTGYDLPLEEIVRFRQWGSKTPGHPEYRHTPGVETTTGPLGQGLTNGVGMAITERLLATRFNRPDFNIVNHITYVIAGDGDLMEGISSEAASLAGNLKLGKLICFYDDNRITIEGSTDLAFTEDVAKRFEAYGWQVLRVGGDSSDLEALSGAICSAQDKTEVPSLIIVRTEIGYGSPNRQGTARAHGEALGVEEVKLTKENLGWPLEPKFYVPEEARAHFRLCVDKGREQEREWQKKWEDYMAHYPDLGKEFLQVMQGDCPSGWDSAISSFKPEEPVATRGASGTILNAIAQEIPTLIGGSADLAPSNNTNLKGFGDINGDDFSGRNLHFGVREHAMGGIMNGMALHGGVIPYGGTFLVFSDYMKPSMRLAALMKLRVIYVFTHDSIGLGEDGPTHQPIEQMAGLRAIPNLTLIRPADAMEAAVAWRLAINRREGPVALILTRQKLPVFDRSQYASADLVEKGAYVLAESGSGVPDIILIATGSEVHLALEAGQRLEVEGKSVRVVSMPSWELFEEQPAEYQRTVIPESGPPCLAIEAAATQGWHRYVGKRGGVIGIDHFGASAPIATLMKEFGFSVENVVDRAHALLGKE, from the coding sequence ATGAGCAGTAAGGGGAAAGATCTTGACCTACTTTGTATGAATACCATCCGAATGTTGGCAGTCGATGCGGTACAGAAGGCAAACTCAGGACATCCGGGGACGCCAATGGGCCTGGCACCCCTGGCCTACCTGCTCTGGACCCGCTTTCTAAAGCATAATCCACACAATCCGGAATGGCCGGACCGTGATCGTTTTATTTTATCCGCCGGGCACGCCTCGATGCTTCTTTACAGCCTTCTTCATCTGACCGGATATGATCTTCCCCTGGAAGAGATTGTTCGCTTTCGCCAGTGGGGGAGCAAGACACCGGGACATCCGGAATACAGGCATACCCCTGGGGTAGAGACGACGACTGGACCCTTGGGACAGGGCCTGACGAACGGAGTCGGCATGGCCATCACCGAGCGCTTGCTTGCAACACGTTTCAATCGGCCTGATTTTAACATTGTCAATCATATCACCTACGTTATCGCGGGAGATGGTGATCTCATGGAAGGAATCTCCTCGGAAGCAGCCTCGCTGGCGGGAAATCTTAAACTCGGAAAGCTAATCTGTTTTTATGATGATAACCGAATTACGATAGAAGGGAGTACTGACCTCGCCTTTACAGAAGATGTCGCAAAGCGTTTTGAGGCCTATGGATGGCAGGTCCTTCGCGTCGGAGGAGATTCCAGTGATCTTGAGGCCCTTTCAGGGGCTATTTGTTCAGCACAGGACAAGACAGAGGTCCCTTCCTTGATTATTGTCCGCACCGAGATTGGTTATGGGAGCCCGAATCGCCAGGGTACAGCCAGGGCCCATGGAGAAGCCTTGGGTGTCGAAGAAGTGAAATTGACCAAAGAGAATCTCGGCTGGCCTCTTGAGCCTAAATTTTATGTTCCTGAAGAAGCCCGGGCCCACTTCCGCCTGTGTGTTGATAAGGGCCGCGAGCAAGAAAGGGAGTGGCAAAAAAAATGGGAGGACTACATGGCCCACTACCCTGATTTGGGGAAGGAATTTCTCCAGGTGATGCAGGGTGATTGTCCATCAGGCTGGGACAGTGCAATTTCAAGCTTCAAACCAGAAGAGCCCGTAGCAACCCGAGGGGCTTCAGGAACCATCTTGAACGCTATTGCGCAAGAGATTCCCACGCTGATCGGGGGTTCTGCCGATCTGGCCCCCTCCAACAATACAAACCTCAAGGGATTTGGGGATATCAACGGGGATGATTTTAGTGGGCGGAATCTCCATTTTGGTGTCCGTGAGCATGCGATGGGAGGGATAATGAACGGCATGGCCCTTCATGGAGGGGTCATTCCCTATGGGGGGACCTTCCTTGTCTTTTCAGACTACATGAAGCCTTCTATGCGCCTGGCCGCCCTGATGAAACTTCGGGTGATTTATGTCTTTACACATGACAGCATCGGATTGGGAGAAGACGGCCCGACCCATCAACCGATAGAACAGATGGCCGGACTCAGGGCGATACCGAATTTGACCCTGATCCGGCCGGCCGATGCAATGGAAGCGGCAGTGGCCTGGCGCCTAGCAATTAACCGTCGCGAAGGACCGGTTGCGCTGATTCTTACGCGTCAAAAACTGCCGGTTTTTGATCGAAGCCAGTATGCATCAGCTGATCTCGTTGAAAAGGGGGCCTATGTCCTGGCAGAAAGTGGTTCCGGTGTCCCGGATATCATCTTGATTGCTACCGGTTCAGAGGTTCATCTGGCCCTGGAGGCGGGTCAAAGGCTTGAAGTAGAAGGGAAGTCCGTCCGTGTCGTCAGCATGCCGAGTTGGGAGCTGTTTGAAGAACAGCCGGCAGAGTATCAAAGGACCGTGATTCCTGAATCAGGTCCCCCTTGCCTAGCAATCGAGGCCGCGGCGACCCAGGGTTGGCATCGCTATGTCGGAAAACGGGGGGGTGTGATCGGGATTGATCACTTTGGCGCATCGGCTCCTATCGCGACCCTTATGAAGGAATTCGGGTTCTCGGTGGAGAACGTCGTAGACCGGGCGCATGCGCTTCTTGGGAAGGAATGA